GCCAGCTCGCGTCCTCCCTGGACGCCGAGGAGTTCAAGCTCTACGAGCTGATCTGGCAGCGCACCGTCGCCTCCCAGATGGAGGACGCCCGCGGGACGTCCATGAAGGTCACCGTCGCTGGTTCCGCGTCGGGCGGCGAGAAGGTCGAGTTCGCCGCCACCGGCCGCACGATCACCTTCCCGGGCTGGCTGCGCGCGTATTCGGACTCCCAGGATTCCGAGACGCACTTGCCGCAGCTGAGCAAGGGCGACACTCTCGCGGCGACGAAAATCACAGCCGACGGCCATTCGACGAACCCGCCAGCGCGGTACAACGAGTCGAGCCTGGTCAAGAAGATGGAGGAGCTCGGCATCGGCCGCCCGTCGACGTACGCCTCCATTATCAAGACGATTCAGGACCGCGGTTACGTGGTCACCCGCGGCAACGCGCTTGTGCCCACGTGGGTCGCGTTCTCCGTGATCGGGTTGATGGAGAACAACTTCGACGCCCTGGTGGACTACGATTTCACCTCCTCGATGGAGGATGAGCTCGACGAGATCGCCCACGGGAACGAGAACCGTACCCAGTGGCTGACCGGTTTTTACTTCGGTGATGCTGAGGCGGATGACAACATGGCCGACGCCATCGCGCGTCGCGGCGGCTTGAAGAACATCATCGAGAGCAATCTTGAATCCATCGACGCTCGCCAGGTCAATTCGCTCAAGCTTTTCGACGACAACGAGGGCCGTCCCGTCAACGTCCGCGTCGGCCGCTATGGACCGTACATTGAGCGCGCCGTCGGTACGACCGCCGACGGTGAGCCGGAGTACCAGCGCGCCAACCTGCCTGAGTCGGCTACCCCGGACGAGATCACCCTCGAGATGGCGGAAAAGCTCTTCGCTACCCCGCAGTCCGGTCGCGAGCTGGGGGAAAACCCCGCCAACGGCCGCGTGGTGGTGGCCAAGGAGGGCCGCTACGGCCCGTACGTCACCGAGCTCGTGCGTGACGACGAGCGTGCCAGCGCCGAGGCGAAAGCCGAGGAGGTCGTGGCGGCCGAGCGCGCCCAGGAGGATGCGCAGCGGGCCGAGGAAGGTAAGCGGGCCAAGAACTGGGAGACAAAGACTGCTGCTGCCCAGAAGGAAAAGCGCATCGCGGAGCTGGTCGATGAGCAGCTCAAGCCCGCGACCGCCTCGTTGTTCGAGTCCATGGAGCCGGCCGAGGTTACCCTGGAGGACGCCTTGAAGCTGCTCAGCCTGCCCCGCGAGGTGGGCGTTGACCCGGCCGACAACGAGGTGATCACTGCCCAGAACGGCCGTTACGGCCCGTACCTGAAGAAGGGTTCCGATTCCCGTTCGTTGGCCAGCGAGGAACAAATTTTCTCGGTCACCCTCGAGGAGGCCCGCCGGATCTACGCCGAGCCGAAGCGCCGCGGCCGCGCGGCCGCTAAGCCGCCGCTGAAGATGCTGGGCGACAATGACGTGTCCGGCAAGCCGATGACGGTCAAGGACGGCCGTTTCGGCCCGTACGTCACGGACGGGGACACCAACGCGTCGCTCCAGCGCGGTGACACCCCGGAGACGCTCA
This window of the Corynebacterium qintianiae genome carries:
- the topA gene encoding type I DNA topoisomerase; amino-acid sequence: MAENGKTLVIVESATKAKKIQKYLGGDYIVEASVGHIRDLPGRAADIPEKYKKEPWAKLGVNPEAGFEAIYVVSPDKKKKVADLKAKLKQSDKLLLATDPDREGEAIAWHLLETLKPKVPVERMVFNEITESAILDAAENTRELDHHLVDAQETRRILDRLYGYEVSPVLWKKVMPRLSAGRVQSVATRVIVERERERMAFISAEYWDLTATLNGDSEFDAKLVSVDERRVAQGRDFDDRGRLKSDGVYVVDQPAAEALAEGLKGRDMTVANVEEKPYSRRPYPPFMTSTLQQEAGRKLHFTSARTMRIAQRLYENGHITYMRTDSVALSAQGLDAARSAATELYGSNYVTSSPRTYARKAKNSQEAHEAIRPAGERFATPGQLASSLDAEEFKLYELIWQRTVASQMEDARGTSMKVTVAGSASGGEKVEFAATGRTITFPGWLRAYSDSQDSETHLPQLSKGDTLAATKITADGHSTNPPARYNESSLVKKMEELGIGRPSTYASIIKTIQDRGYVVTRGNALVPTWVAFSVIGLMENNFDALVDYDFTSSMEDELDEIAHGNENRTQWLTGFYFGDAEADDNMADAIARRGGLKNIIESNLESIDARQVNSLKLFDDNEGRPVNVRVGRYGPYIERAVGTTADGEPEYQRANLPESATPDEITLEMAEKLFATPQSGRELGENPANGRVVVAKEGRYGPYVTELVRDDERASAEAKAEEVVAAERAQEDAQRAEEGKRAKNWETKTAAAQKEKRIAELVDEQLKPATASLFESMEPAEVTLEDALKLLSLPREVGVDPADNEVITAQNGRYGPYLKKGSDSRSLASEEQIFSVTLEEARRIYAEPKRRGRAAAKPPLKMLGDNDVSGKPMTVKDGRFGPYVTDGDTNASLQRGDTPETLTDERANELLSARRAREAEDGGAPAKKATKKRAAKKASKKTSKKAAKKPVKKPAKTTKRVVKAGSRTKK